Proteins from one Paraburkholderia acidisoli genomic window:
- a CDS encoding porin, which translates to MKRLALTSFSLAALGVAGAAHAQTSVTLYGTIDTSITYVNHASGGSNLWTLGNSSYGNLSGSRWGVKGAEDLGGGLKAIFQLENGFNPSNGALAQGGRLFGRQAYVGLTAEQYGSLTLGRQYDPLIDLVQGITADNYFGSVFATAGDVDNYDNSFRVNNAVKYTTSNWNGLQASAMYSFGGIAGSTGSEQSYSAAVAYTSGPFALAGGYFYAANSQALGALRTDGWASTSDGTFDGPVNSGYASAHSLSIARAAAQYQLGQFTFGLGYSNAQYAPDASSVFRDTQRYNTGQGFMNYQLSPALLLGLGYSYTHANGDTSANYHQVSIGADYNLSKRTDLYMTAGWQHASGETGDGAGGAMPAEASIGSYGYSGTSNQTMVNLGLRHKF; encoded by the coding sequence GTGAAAAGACTCGCCTTGACTTCCTTCTCGCTCGCCGCGCTCGGGGTAGCCGGCGCGGCCCATGCCCAGACCAGCGTGACGCTGTACGGCACCATCGACACGTCCATCACCTATGTGAATCACGCCTCGGGCGGCAGCAATCTCTGGACGCTCGGCAATTCGAGCTATGGCAATCTCTCGGGTTCGCGATGGGGCGTGAAGGGCGCCGAAGATCTGGGCGGCGGTCTCAAGGCGATCTTCCAGCTGGAAAACGGTTTCAATCCGTCGAATGGCGCGCTGGCGCAGGGCGGACGGTTGTTCGGCCGCCAGGCGTACGTCGGCTTGACCGCCGAACAATACGGTTCGCTCACGCTGGGGCGCCAGTACGATCCGCTCATCGACCTCGTGCAGGGCATCACCGCCGACAACTATTTCGGCTCGGTCTTCGCGACGGCTGGCGACGTCGACAATTACGACAACAGTTTTCGCGTGAACAACGCGGTCAAGTACACCACGTCGAACTGGAACGGTCTGCAGGCCTCGGCAATGTACTCGTTCGGCGGCATCGCGGGCTCGACCGGTTCCGAGCAGTCGTACTCGGCGGCCGTCGCCTACACCAGCGGACCGTTCGCGCTCGCGGGCGGCTACTTCTACGCGGCGAACAGCCAGGCGCTGGGCGCGCTGCGCACCGACGGCTGGGCGAGCACCTCGGACGGCACCTTCGACGGCCCGGTCAACAGCGGCTATGCCTCGGCGCATTCGCTGTCAATCGCGCGCGCGGCGGCGCAGTATCAGCTTGGCCAATTCACGTTCGGGCTCGGCTACAGCAACGCGCAGTACGCCCCCGACGCCAGCTCCGTGTTCCGCGACACGCAGCGCTACAACACCGGCCAGGGCTTCATGAACTACCAGCTGAGCCCGGCGCTGCTGCTCGGACTCGGCTACAGCTACACGCATGCGAACGGCGACACTTCCGCGAACTACCATCAGGTGTCGATCGGCGCGGACTACAACCTCTCGAAGCGCACCGATCTCTACATGACCGCCGGCTGGCAGCACGCGAGCGGCGAGACCGGCGACGGCGCGGGCGGCGCGATGCCGGCCGAAGCGTCGATCGGCTCGTACGGCTACTCGGGCACGTCGAACCAGACGATGGTGAATCTCGGGCTGCGGCACAAGTTCTGA
- a CDS encoding DUF2917 domain-containing protein, with product MDDASQASPQPESCRAAPATGFDRAPPARPSLESDRFDHPLPAQSVHFAVPPMRTLTLRVKAPAAVRVHGAIVWITRARSPYDHWLRPGDTLRLERNERIWLSTEAATPARVTITTAWQPPFAKLRRWGERVAVRVAKLALRSSQEA from the coding sequence ATGGATGACGCCTCACAAGCTTCCCCTCAGCCCGAGTCTTGTCGCGCCGCGCCCGCGACCGGCTTCGATCGCGCGCCGCCCGCGCGCCCGAGCCTCGAAAGCGATCGCTTCGATCACCCTTTGCCCGCGCAATCGGTGCATTTCGCCGTGCCGCCCATGCGCACGCTCACGTTGCGCGTCAAGGCGCCCGCCGCCGTGCGCGTGCATGGCGCCATCGTCTGGATCACGCGTGCGCGTTCGCCCTACGACCATTGGCTGCGTCCCGGCGACACGCTGCGGCTCGAACGCAACGAGCGCATCTGGCTGAGCACGGAAGCCGCGACGCCGGCGCGCGTGACGATCACGACCGCCTGGCAGCCGCCGTTTGCGAAGTTGCGTCGATGGGGCGAGCGCGTGGCCGTGCGCGTCGCGAAGCTGGCACTGCGAAGCTCGCAGGAAGCGTGA